The following proteins come from a genomic window of Eubalaena glacialis isolate mEubGla1 chromosome X, mEubGla1.1.hap2.+ XY, whole genome shotgun sequence:
- the ZBTB33 gene encoding transcriptional regulator Kaiso: MESRKLISATDIQYSGSLLNSLNEQRGHGLFCDVTVIVEDRKFRAHRNILSASSTYFHQLFSVAGQVVELSFIRAEIFAEILNYIYSSKIVRVRSDLLDELIKSGQLLGVKFIAELGVPLSQVKSISGTAQDGNAETLPPGSSDKNLEIQKSKDEAQENGATIMPIITESFSLSAEDYEMKKIIVTDSDDDDDDVIFCSEILPAKETLPSTNTVAEVQPNPGSVAISDVAPCASNSSPPLTNITPTQKLPTSVNQATLNQTQGSEKLLVSSAPTHLTPNIILLNQASLTTPPNVSSSLPNHMSPSINVLVQNQQPPNSAVLTGNKANEEEEEEIIDDDDDTISSSPDSAVSNTSLVPQAEIPPNTAFDGSLIQKMQIPTLLQEPLSNSLKISDIITRNTNDPGLGSKHLMEGQKIITLDTATEIEGLSTGCKVYANIGEDTYDIVIPVKDDPDEGEARLENEIPKTSSSETANKRMKVKHDDHYELIVDGRVYYICIVCKRSYVCLTSLRRHFNIHSWEKKYPCRYCEKVFPLAEYRTKHEIHHTGERRYQCLACGKSFINYQFMSSHIKSVHSQDPSGDSKLYRLHPCRSLQIRQYAYLSDKSGTMPVMKDDGIGYKVDAGKEPPVGTTSTPQNKPMTWEDIFIQQENDSIFKQNVTDGSTEFEFIIPESY; this comes from the coding sequence ATGGAGAGTAGAAAACTGATTTCTGCTACAGACATTCAATACTCTGGCAGTCTGCTGAACTCCTTGAATGAGCAACGCGGCCATGGACTCTTCTGTGATGTTACCGTTATTGTGGAAGACCGAAAATTCCGAGCCCACAGGAACATCCTTTCAGCTTCTAGTACTTACTTCCATCAGCTCTTCTCAGTTGCTGGGCAAGTTGTTGAACTGAGCTTTATAAGAGCAGAGATCTTTGCAGAAATTCTCAATTATATCTATAGTTCTAAAATTGTTCGTGTTAGATCAGATTTACTTGATGAGTTAATTAAATCAGGGCAGTTATTAGGAGTTAAATTTATAGCAGAGCTTGGTGTCCCGTTGTCACAGGTTAAAAGCATCTCAGGTACAGCTCAGGATGGTAATGCAGAAACCTTACCTCCTGGTTCTAGTGACAAGAACCTtgaaatacaaaaatcaaaagaTGAAGCCCAAGAAAATGGGGCCACTATAATGCCAATTATAACAGAGTCTTTTTCCTTATCTGCTGAAGATTATGAGATGAAAAAGATCATTGTTACCGATTCAGATGATGACGACGATGACGTCATTTTCTGCTCTGAGATTCTGCCTGCAAAGGAGACTTTGCCGAGTACCAATACAGTGGCAGAGGTCCAGCCTAACCCAGGCTCTGTTGCTATTTCAGATGTTGCACCTTGTGCGAGCAATAGCTCTCCCCCTTTAACAAATATCACACCTACTCAGAAACTTCCTACTTCTGTGAATCAGGCAACTCTGAACCAAACACAAGGAAGTGAAAAATTGTTGGTATCTTCGGCCCCAACACATCTGACTCCCAACATCATTTTGTTAAATCAGGCATCACTTACTACACCACCAAATGTCAGTTCTTCACTTCCAAATCATATGTCTCCTTCAATCAATGTACTTGTGCAGAATCAGCAGCCACCAAACAGTGCTGTTTTAACAGGAAACAAGGccaatgaagaggaggaggaggaaattatagatgatgatgatgacactaTTAGCTCCAGTCCAGACTCGGCGGTCAGTAATACATCTTTGGTCCCACAGGCTGAGATCCCCCCAAATACCGCTTTTGATGGATCGTTGATACAGAAGATGCAGATTCCTACACTTCTGCAAGAGCCACtttctaattctttaaaaatttcagataTAATTACTAGAAACACTAATGATCCAGGTTTAGGATCAAAACATCTAATGGAGGGTCAGAAGATTATTACTTTAGATACAGCTACTGAAATTGAAGGCTTGTCGACGGGTTGCAAGGTTTATGCAAATATTGGTGAAGATACTTATGATATAGTGATCCCTGTCAAAGATGACCCTGACGAAGGGGAGGCCAGACTTGAGAATGAGATACCAAAAACATCTAGCAGTGAGACGGCAAATAAACGTATGAAGGTAAAACATGATGATCACTATGAGTTAATTGTAGATGGAAGGGTCTATTATATCTGTATTGTATGCAAAAGGTCATATGTCTGTCTGACAAGCTTGCGGAGACATTTTAACATTCATTCTTGGGAGAAGAAGTATCCTTGCCGTTACTGTGAGAAGGTATTTCCTCTTGCAGAATATCGCACAAAGCATGAAATTCATCACACAGGGGAGAGAAGGTATCAGTGTTTGGCCTGTGGCAAGTCTTTCATCAACTATCAGTTTATGTCTTCACACATAAAGTCAGTTCATAGTCAAGATCCTTCTGGAGACTCAAAGCTTTATCGTTTACATCCATGCAGGTCTTTACAGATCAGACAATATGCATACCTTTCTGATAAGTCAGGCACCATGCCTGTCATGAAGGATGATGGTATTGGGTATAAGGTTGATGCTGGGAAAGAACCTCCAGTAGGGACCACATCTACTCCTCAGAACAAGCCAATGACCTGGGAAGATATTTTTATTCAGCAGGAAAATGATTCAATTTTTAAACAGAATGTAACAGATGGCAGTACTGAGTTTGAATTTATAATACCAGAATCTTATTGA